A window of the Nocardia sp. NBC_01329 genome harbors these coding sequences:
- a CDS encoding HAMP domain-containing sensor histidine kinase, with protein sequence MSEGIAARTAAGHRDGPGLVRGARRAADRLAAVLPRPLDRIRSVKLKLAVLMTFAGGLAFGWFRLRIGWLPPMTTLAAMVIALVSSQFLAHGITMPLREMTAAAQRMAQGDYTSRVRASSRDEVGQLAEAFNRMAADLAAADRQRRDLIANVSHELRTPITALHAVLENLVDGVSEPDPKTLETALAQTDRLGRLVAELLDLSSIEAGAVPLEREELSITALFAEVVAEAEVTTAGLGRGIRFRGTVDPGTATVYADRGRLQQVLLNLLDNAARHGPAGGEVRLHARTVGGDAVIDVDDDGPGIPHAERERIFDRFTRGGSTDGGGTGLGLAIARWVIDLHHGRIAVIDPGSRIRVTLPATETRTH encoded by the coding sequence ATGAGTGAGGGTATCGCCGCACGCACGGCGGCCGGCCACCGCGACGGGCCCGGGCTCGTGCGCGGAGCTCGCCGGGCAGCGGATCGGCTGGCGGCGGTGCTACCGCGTCCGCTGGACCGGATTCGTTCCGTCAAACTCAAGCTGGCCGTGCTCATGACCTTCGCGGGCGGGCTCGCCTTCGGCTGGTTCCGGCTGCGGATCGGCTGGCTGCCGCCGATGACCACACTGGCCGCCATGGTGATCGCGCTGGTGTCCTCCCAATTCTTGGCACACGGCATCACCATGCCGTTACGTGAGATGACCGCTGCGGCCCAGCGGATGGCGCAGGGCGACTACACGAGCAGGGTGCGCGCATCCTCGCGCGACGAGGTCGGGCAACTGGCCGAGGCGTTCAACCGGATGGCCGCCGACCTCGCCGCCGCCGACCGGCAACGCCGCGACCTGATCGCCAACGTCTCCCATGAATTGCGCACGCCGATCACCGCGCTGCACGCCGTACTGGAGAACCTGGTGGACGGGGTTTCCGAGCCCGACCCGAAAACACTGGAAACCGCGCTCGCCCAGACCGACCGGCTCGGCCGTCTCGTCGCCGAACTCCTCGACCTGTCCAGTATCGAAGCGGGCGCCGTACCCCTGGAACGCGAAGAGCTGAGCATCACCGCGCTTTTCGCGGAAGTCGTGGCCGAGGCCGAGGTGACAACGGCGGGTCTGGGCCGCGGTATCCGCTTCCGCGGCACGGTCGACCCCGGCACTGCCACCGTGTACGCCGACCGGGGCCGCCTGCAGCAGGTTCTGCTGAATCTGCTGGACAACGCCGCCCGGCACGGACCGGCCGGCGGTGAGGTCCGCCTCCACGCCCGAACTGTGGGCGGCGATGCCGTCATCGATGTCGACGACGACGGTCCAGGTATCCCGCACGCAGAACGCGAGCGCATCTTCGATCGTTTCACCCGCGGCGGCAGCACCGACGGGGGCGGCACCGGACTCGGTCTCGCCATCGCACGCTGGGTGATCGATCTGCACCACGGTCGCATCGCGGTCATCGACCCCGGCTCACGGATCCGCGTGACCCTGCCGGCCACCGAGACCCGCACCCACTGA
- a CDS encoding DUF4153 domain-containing protein, which yields MPESSAPDGTAERTPPTEPAAETPVSSSSAESADTARAADTTDSAGADATAESPGPCLRPRVPDGPGAAENRIRTPARPPSRHRVAYPAGALTAAATAGLVAAATVPIDRPGIGWLAAGAGVAGAVIAVRRRTGRSSNPEASALPVDRDRLWWALAALALLSVGTFRAAGWLFVLCVAAAAVAGSLAVVGRRSGRGMFRDAAAVPLASFGALAWVYTAQTELRNGSGVRRRRLGVSVAVTLGLLVVFVPLLAGADATFAALVEALMPRMDGDTVARWAVVFLIAGIGSLSAVYLLAGAATGAGERKSSPPRTLTRSEWGLPVGALVAVFAVFVGAQLVALFGGDSYVQRTAGLTYAEYARTGFWQLSTVTVLTLAVILFVLHRAARDSATDRRWLRGLLCAVSVLTLVMVASALGRMWTYQEAYGFTVLRLLVGTCELWLGVVYILVIVAVLRLELAWLPRVTVGTAMAALLALSALNPEGLVAQENIDRWQRGEEIDLDYLAGLSADIVPALDRLPAALRIDLRDQLEYRLDSDTWNSWNLARARAR from the coding sequence GTGCCCGAATCATCCGCCCCGGACGGCACCGCCGAAAGAACACCACCGACCGAACCGGCGGCGGAAACACCGGTGTCGTCGAGCTCCGCGGAATCGGCGGATACCGCGCGAGCAGCCGATACGACGGATTCCGCCGGAGCCGATGCGACCGCCGAGAGTCCCGGACCCTGCCTGCGACCGCGCGTCCCCGATGGTCCGGGGGCCGCGGAGAACCGGATCCGGACGCCCGCCCGGCCGCCCAGCCGACACCGGGTGGCCTACCCGGCGGGCGCGCTGACCGCGGCGGCGACAGCCGGACTGGTCGCGGCCGCGACCGTGCCCATCGATCGCCCCGGAATCGGTTGGCTGGCGGCAGGAGCCGGCGTGGCGGGCGCGGTGATCGCGGTCCGTCGCCGGACCGGCCGATCCTCGAACCCGGAAGCGTCCGCCCTGCCGGTCGATCGGGACCGGCTGTGGTGGGCGCTCGCGGCACTGGCATTGCTGTCGGTCGGCACCTTCCGAGCCGCCGGATGGTTGTTCGTCCTCTGTGTCGCCGCGGCGGCGGTAGCCGGATCGCTGGCGGTGGTGGGCCGGCGATCCGGCCGGGGGATGTTCCGCGACGCGGCGGCCGTCCCGCTCGCTTCGTTCGGCGCCCTCGCATGGGTCTACACGGCGCAGACAGAGTTGCGTAACGGCTCCGGGGTTCGCCGGCGGCGCCTCGGTGTCTCCGTCGCCGTCACCCTGGGGTTGCTGGTGGTGTTCGTACCGCTGCTGGCCGGCGCCGATGCTACTTTCGCCGCGCTGGTCGAAGCGCTGATGCCACGGATGGACGGGGATACCGTGGCGCGCTGGGCCGTCGTATTCCTGATCGCGGGCATCGGAAGTCTGAGCGCCGTCTATCTGCTCGCCGGGGCCGCCACCGGCGCCGGCGAACGGAAGAGCAGTCCGCCCCGGACGCTGACCCGGTCGGAGTGGGGCCTGCCGGTCGGGGCGCTCGTAGCGGTATTCGCGGTATTCGTCGGCGCGCAATTGGTGGCGCTGTTCGGTGGCGACAGCTATGTGCAGCGCACCGCGGGCCTCACCTACGCCGAATACGCGCGCACCGGGTTCTGGCAGCTGTCGACGGTCACTGTGCTCACGCTTGCCGTCATCCTGTTCGTATTGCACAGGGCCGCACGGGATTCGGCGACCGACCGCCGGTGGTTGCGTGGACTGCTGTGCGCCGTGAGCGTTCTCACCCTGGTGATGGTCGCCTCCGCCCTCGGACGGATGTGGACCTATCAGGAGGCGTACGGGTTCACCGTCCTCCGCCTGCTGGTCGGGACCTGTGAGCTCTGGCTCGGTGTCGTGTACATCCTGGTGATCGTCGCCGTACTCCGCCTCGAACTGGCCTGGCTACCCCGGGTCACCGTGGGGACCGCCATGGCGGCTCTGCTGGCGCTGTCCGCGCTGAACCCCGAAGGTCTGGTCGCTCAGGAGAATATCGACCGCTGGCAGCGCGGCGAGGAGATCGATCTCGACTACCTCGCCGGCCTGTCGGCCGATATCGTCCCCGCGCTCGATCGCCTGCCCGCCGCGTTGCGCATCGATCTCCGTGACCAGCTCGAATACCGACTCGACAGCGATACGTGGAACAGCTGGAACCTGGCCCGCGCGCGGGCCCGGTGA
- a CDS encoding SAM-dependent methyltransferase, with translation MPDGPIELRTDVAHPARMYDYFLGGKDSYDADRAAAEQALQDFPAVRLTARTNREFMRHATRYLTEQGVRQFLDIGTGIPTEPNLHQVAQGLAPDSRVVYVDNDPIVLAHARALLVSSDQGRTAYIQADAGDPEAILAAPELLATLDLSQPVAVSLMALLHFVPGDVYDIVNTLMAPLAPGSYLAMSHVTTEFDDGPDDPEGMARLLQVYVDRGIPVRPRTRAEVARFFEQLELVDPGVEVIHRWRNAGIEHPKSHDKKVSLYGAVGRKTG, from the coding sequence GTGCCCGACGGCCCTATCGAACTTCGCACCGATGTGGCGCACCCGGCCCGCATGTACGACTACTTTCTCGGCGGCAAGGATTCCTATGATGCCGACCGGGCCGCCGCGGAGCAGGCGCTACAGGATTTCCCGGCGGTCCGGCTGACCGCACGGACGAACCGTGAGTTCATGCGTCACGCCACGCGCTACCTCACCGAGCAGGGTGTCCGCCAGTTCCTCGATATCGGCACGGGCATCCCGACCGAGCCCAACCTGCACCAGGTCGCCCAGGGACTGGCGCCGGATTCGCGGGTGGTGTACGTGGACAACGACCCGATCGTGCTGGCGCACGCGCGGGCGCTACTGGTGAGTTCCGATCAGGGCCGTACCGCCTATATCCAGGCCGATGCCGGTGACCCCGAGGCCATTCTCGCCGCTCCGGAACTGCTGGCCACGCTGGATCTTTCGCAGCCCGTCGCGGTATCGCTCATGGCCCTGCTGCATTTCGTACCCGGCGATGTCTACGACATCGTGAACACCTTGATGGCGCCGTTGGCGCCGGGTTCCTATCTGGCGATGTCGCATGTCACGACGGAGTTCGACGACGGCCCCGACGATCCCGAAGGCATGGCTCGGTTGTTGCAGGTCTATGTGGACCGCGGGATTCCGGTGCGGCCGCGCACCCGCGCGGAGGTCGCGCGCTTTTTCGAACAGCTGGAACTGGTGGATCCCGGTGTCGAGGTGATCCACCGGTGGCGCAATGCCGGTATCGAGCATCCGAAGAGCCACGACAAGAAGGTATCGCTCTACGGCGCGGTGGGCCGGAAGACCGGATAG
- a CDS encoding HEAT repeat domain-containing protein, whose product MVPINTSPDSSTTRLLEALGAANSSVRLQAALAAGTNADPGLITALMARCAIEPDFFVRDMLTWALTRLPAEITVPVLREELRSECAQARSQALHTLSKIGDKAVWPSITRSLLYDTDDEVARSAWRAAVVLVPEGQEAGLAADLATRLGRGERAVQLSLSRALVALGEVIEPVLRSAAADADPAVRAHARATERLLHDPEAAFDPGAEEAKRIVALGPERAGDAAC is encoded by the coding sequence GTGGTCCCCATCAACACATCACCCGATTCCTCGACAACACGCCTGCTCGAAGCGCTCGGTGCCGCGAACTCGTCCGTTCGGCTCCAGGCCGCTCTGGCAGCGGGCACGAACGCCGACCCCGGCCTCATCACCGCGCTCATGGCACGGTGCGCGATCGAGCCGGACTTCTTCGTGCGCGACATGCTCACCTGGGCGTTGACCCGGCTCCCGGCCGAGATCACGGTGCCCGTGCTGCGCGAAGAACTTCGATCGGAATGCGCGCAGGCGCGCAGCCAGGCGTTGCACACACTGTCCAAGATCGGCGACAAGGCAGTATGGCCGTCGATCACCCGCTCGTTGCTGTACGACACCGACGACGAGGTCGCGCGGAGCGCGTGGCGGGCCGCCGTCGTCCTCGTCCCGGAAGGCCAGGAAGCCGGACTGGCCGCGGACCTGGCCACCCGGCTCGGCCGCGGTGAGCGCGCGGTACAACTGAGCCTCAGCCGGGCCCTGGTCGCGCTGGGCGAGGTGATCGAACCCGTCCTGCGAAGCGCGGCGGCCGATGCCGATCCGGCGGTGCGGGCGCATGCCCGTGCTACGGAACGGCTGCTCCACGACCCGGAGGCCGCGTTCGATCCGGGCGCCGAGGAGGCGAAACGGATCGTCGCGCTCGGTCCGGAACGCGCTGGTGACGCCGCGTGCTGA
- a CDS encoding HEAT repeat domain-containing protein codes for MLIGEVARHSGVSTRMLRHYDSLGLVRPTGRTVGGYRQYTTEDIRRIFHVESLRSLGLSLRQVGRALQDPAFTPSALVGDLIRQTEERLRREQELLDRLRAVEHSAPTGWQDVLRIVELLHGLNSSSAARRQQTVLTSAEEMPVSTDMLAAAVLSESDPNVAGALRWALARAGGDGIARVAAGLSSANGDIRQRAVLALAEISGDEANAVLAEALENPDAAVRRHAALAVGGRGDTAAVPVLVGMVVEGANDVDAAEVLGSLAVDATLATPIMHALAGELTAHPADPAVRIRLAQALAEMPGTIALAELRRLATDPDPAVSLIAAALAGVLEERAED; via the coding sequence GTGCTGATCGGTGAGGTCGCGCGCCACTCGGGGGTGAGTACCCGGATGCTCCGGCACTACGACTCCCTCGGGCTGGTGCGGCCGACCGGCCGTACCGTGGGCGGTTACCGGCAGTACACGACCGAGGACATCAGGCGGATCTTCCACGTGGAAAGCCTGCGGTCGCTGGGGTTGTCGCTGCGACAGGTCGGCCGCGCCCTGCAGGATCCCGCCTTCACCCCGTCGGCGCTGGTGGGTGATCTCATCCGGCAGACCGAGGAGCGGCTGCGGCGGGAGCAGGAGCTGCTCGACCGGCTCCGGGCGGTCGAGCACTCCGCGCCGACCGGCTGGCAGGATGTGCTGCGTATCGTCGAGCTCCTGCACGGGCTCAACTCGTCGAGCGCCGCGCGCCGCCAGCAAACCGTCCTGACCTCCGCGGAGGAGATGCCGGTGTCCACCGATATGCTGGCCGCAGCGGTACTCTCCGAATCCGATCCCAATGTCGCCGGCGCCCTGCGCTGGGCCCTCGCGCGAGCGGGCGGTGACGGTATCGCGCGAGTGGCGGCCGGATTGTCCTCGGCGAACGGCGATATCCGGCAGCGCGCGGTCCTGGCGCTCGCCGAGATATCCGGCGACGAGGCGAATGCGGTCCTGGCGGAAGCACTCGAGAACCCGGACGCGGCGGTGCGCCGGCATGCCGCCCTCGCCGTCGGCGGGCGTGGCGATACCGCGGCGGTTCCGGTACTCGTCGGAATGGTGGTCGAAGGCGCGAACGACGTGGACGCCGCCGAGGTCCTCGGCAGCCTGGCGGTGGACGCCACGCTCGCGACCCCGATCATGCACGCACTCGCCGGTGAACTCACCGCGCATCCGGCCGACCCCGCGGTACGGATACGCCTGGCGCAGGCCCTGGCCGAGATGCCGGGCACCATAGCGCTGGCGGAACTGCGTCGATTGGCCACGGACCCCGATCCGGCGGTCTCCCTGATCGCCGCGGCGCTCGCCGGGGTACTCGAAGAACGCGCGGAAGACTGA
- a CDS encoding DUF3159 domain-containing protein gives MTMTEQRFDRTESDEAIPAPPPASRPAAETAAGEQKPTLLDQMGGPMGFVYSTLPVVVFVAADAVLPLSPTIGISLAVGAALTVFRLVRGERFSSAIGGLLGIGVAVGIVAWTGSAKDFFVLGIWMALAGFVVTFSSVLARRPLTGVVWKLVHGGERDWRGDPMTLRAHDIATLAVAAVFGARFVVKEWLYLADSTTWLAIAKIAMGTPLTVLAALVVLWAFRRTTKRLAI, from the coding sequence ATGACCATGACGGAGCAGCGCTTCGACCGGACCGAGAGCGACGAGGCGATTCCGGCGCCGCCACCGGCCTCGCGGCCCGCTGCCGAGACTGCCGCCGGCGAGCAGAAGCCGACACTGCTCGACCAGATGGGCGGCCCGATGGGGTTCGTGTACTCGACCCTGCCGGTGGTGGTGTTCGTGGCGGCCGACGCGGTGTTGCCACTCTCGCCGACGATCGGGATCTCGCTCGCGGTCGGGGCGGCACTCACCGTGTTCCGGCTGGTGCGTGGGGAGCGGTTCTCCTCCGCGATCGGCGGGTTGCTGGGTATCGGAGTCGCCGTGGGCATCGTCGCGTGGACCGGGTCGGCGAAGGATTTCTTCGTGCTCGGGATCTGGATGGCCCTGGCGGGATTCGTCGTCACGTTCAGCTCGGTGCTGGCGCGGCGGCCGCTGACGGGTGTGGTCTGGAAACTCGTCCACGGCGGTGAGCGGGACTGGCGAGGCGACCCGATGACGCTACGCGCGCACGATATCGCCACCCTCGCCGTAGCGGCTGTGTTCGGCGCCCGGTTCGTCGTCAAGGAATGGCTGTACCTCGCCGACTCGACGACCTGGCTGGCGATCGCCAAGATCGCGATGGGAACACCGTTGACGGTGCTGGCCGCGCTCGTGGTGCTCTGGGCGTTCCGGCGGACCACCAAACGTCTGGCGATCTGA
- the mbp1 gene encoding microaggregate-binding protein 1 — protein MAENRTGPREGLEGAVEGVKGKAKEVAGTVVGNNDLRDEGIAQQDKAESQREVAQKEAEAEKARSEADVQELRQRSHQGR, from the coding sequence GTGGCCGAGAATCGCACTGGCCCCCGGGAAGGACTGGAAGGCGCCGTCGAGGGCGTGAAGGGCAAAGCCAAGGAAGTCGCGGGCACCGTGGTCGGCAACAACGACCTGCGGGACGAAGGTATCGCCCAGCAGGACAAGGCCGAATCGCAGCGTGAGGTCGCGCAGAAGGAAGCCGAGGCCGAGAAGGCACGCTCCGAAGCCGACGTGCAGGAACTGCGGCAGCGTTCACACCAGGGTCGATAA
- a CDS encoding PhzF family phenazine biosynthesis protein, which produces MTAEAEGGTQVEVVRVFTDAAGQWGNALGIARAGDVEGIDHRALAARLGYSETVVVEPPAGGIARMRIYTPAVELPFAGHPTVGTAWWLADQGTPVRTIEVPAGPVAVAATDGLTWVRARAEWAPDFTFHEFDDLELLRTLHPADFDSGQHYAWAWTDRARGTVRSRMFAPAMGIAEDEATGAGAMALTARLERDLEIIQGQGSQLFTRHDPGGWVHLGGRVAPDHPVVL; this is translated from the coding sequence GTGACTGCTGAAGCGGAGGGTGGTACGCAGGTCGAGGTTGTGCGGGTCTTCACCGACGCCGCCGGGCAGTGGGGCAACGCCCTCGGCATCGCCCGGGCAGGCGATGTGGAGGGAATCGATCATCGAGCACTGGCCGCGCGGCTCGGGTACAGCGAAACGGTCGTCGTCGAGCCCCCAGCGGGCGGTATCGCCCGGATGCGCATCTACACACCGGCCGTCGAACTCCCCTTCGCCGGCCACCCCACCGTCGGAACAGCCTGGTGGCTCGCCGATCAGGGCACCCCGGTCCGAACCATCGAGGTCCCCGCCGGTCCCGTGGCCGTAGCCGCGACCGACGGCCTCACCTGGGTACGGGCCAGAGCCGAATGGGCACCCGATTTCACCTTCCACGAATTCGACGACCTCGAACTCCTCCGCACGCTGCACCCCGCCGACTTCGACAGCGGGCAGCATTACGCCTGGGCCTGGACCGACCGGGCGCGCGGCACGGTACGTTCCCGGATGTTCGCTCCCGCCATGGGCATCGCCGAGGACGAGGCCACCGGCGCCGGCGCCATGGCCCTCACCGCGCGCCTCGAACGCGACCTCGAGATCATCCAGGGACAGGGCTCACAGCTGTTCACCCGGCACGACCCCGGCGGCTGGGTCCACCTGGGCGGGCGCGTGGCTCCCGATCATCCCGTCGTGCTCTGA
- a CDS encoding transglycosylase SLT domain-containing protein, which yields MSPKETKRIGDLHELPACAPDYLKALLAISEGVLHDQVELLGTGKPFEVPDVYELLREQGITDPEDQGTMIDKYNKHKTEVDKVKSDYRDKDDGVLVETSDVSSRVNAAYDVIETSVGELNLKIDAAREAVITATDEDTGVVTKTLPKEWEDIVFTAIGETLKTTFEEVEEVSDQAAGAARKITGNEPSYTPTYRTNGNFAPSSNTISEFSSAYASAGDGGGPVTSTSGVPTVDPPGEVKEWIAEAIEVLRQNGYDVKDSDAAIIAKMIEKESSNNPNAINLWDSNAKKGTPSKGLMQTIDPTFNAHKLPGHDDIWDPVDNICAGAAYAIDRYGSLSNVPGIVNLSDSNANTGYVGY from the coding sequence ATGAGCCCCAAGGAGACCAAGCGGATCGGCGATCTCCATGAGCTCCCGGCCTGTGCGCCCGACTATTTGAAAGCTCTGCTCGCCATCTCCGAGGGAGTCCTCCACGACCAGGTCGAATTACTCGGGACGGGGAAACCGTTCGAGGTGCCCGATGTGTACGAGCTGCTGCGCGAGCAGGGGATCACCGACCCCGAGGATCAGGGGACGATGATCGACAAATACAACAAGCACAAGACCGAGGTCGACAAGGTCAAATCGGATTACCGCGACAAGGACGACGGCGTACTCGTGGAAACCTCCGACGTCAGCTCGAGGGTCAACGCTGCCTACGATGTCATCGAAACCTCGGTGGGCGAGCTCAACCTGAAAATAGACGCCGCTCGCGAGGCAGTCATCACAGCGACCGACGAGGACACAGGCGTTGTTACGAAGACACTGCCCAAAGAGTGGGAGGACATCGTGTTCACCGCGATCGGGGAAACGTTGAAAACGACGTTCGAAGAGGTAGAAGAAGTCTCGGACCAGGCGGCAGGCGCAGCACGCAAGATCACCGGCAACGAGCCGAGCTATACCCCCACATATCGGACAAACGGCAATTTTGCGCCTTCGTCGAACACCATTTCGGAATTCTCGTCTGCTTACGCTTCGGCTGGTGACGGCGGAGGCCCGGTCACCAGCACCTCGGGTGTACCGACCGTAGACCCGCCCGGTGAGGTGAAGGAGTGGATCGCTGAGGCGATCGAGGTGCTCCGCCAGAACGGCTACGACGTCAAAGACTCCGACGCTGCCATCATCGCGAAGATGATCGAGAAGGAATCCAGCAACAATCCGAACGCGATCAACCTGTGGGACAGCAACGCGAAAAAAGGAACACCGTCGAAGGGGCTGATGCAGACGATCGACCCGACCTTCAATGCCCACAAGCTGCCCGGTCACGACGATATCTGGGATCCGGTGGACAACATCTGCGCGGGCGCCGCCTACGCCATAGACCGGTACGGTTCGCTGAGCAATGTACCCGGGATCGTCAACTTGTCCGATAGCAACGCCAATACCGGATACGTCGGATACTGA
- a CDS encoding cytochrome P450, translated as MKPQYVYRWVNNHALILLFKKAGLRRGDLFARLNCGAEGIENPYALIEEMRGDGGLRRTLPVWTAFDHDLVRDILRDNRFGVGIPTVFGTPPPVRRALERRPLPPSPVDAPSMLVIDQPEHTRMRKPVTTAFTPRAVARLRDRIETVTEELLAALPDDGPTDLVAQYAAQVPIAIISEMLGFPDTDREMFLRWGDDISPLLDLGISWRTHQRAMESSERVHRYLTEHIERLRVEPGDDVLSSLVTAGDLSTHELCASATLLMAAGFETTVNLIGKGIVWLLRHPDQLDRLRAEPELWPNAVEEILRIDPPVQSTARTTRTALEVGGVRLREGSTVVLSLAGANRDPAVFTDPSRFDITRDNAKSHLSFSSGIHVCLGAGLARMEAAHALRGLFETFPDLRLTDPPVRRPLFTLHGYEHLPAHTGPRVRSHQPAG; from the coding sequence ATGAAACCGCAGTACGTGTATCGCTGGGTCAACAATCACGCGTTGATCCTCCTGTTCAAAAAAGCCGGGCTCCGGCGCGGTGATCTGTTCGCGCGGTTGAACTGCGGCGCTGAGGGAATCGAGAATCCGTACGCGCTGATCGAGGAGATGCGCGGCGACGGCGGGTTGCGGCGGACGCTTCCGGTGTGGACGGCCTTCGATCACGATTTGGTTCGGGACATTTTGCGCGACAACCGTTTCGGCGTCGGAATCCCGACCGTGTTCGGTACGCCGCCGCCCGTGCGACGGGCACTGGAACGCCGGCCCCTGCCGCCGAGCCCGGTGGACGCGCCGTCGATGCTGGTGATCGACCAGCCCGAGCACACTCGGATGCGTAAACCGGTCACCACCGCCTTCACCCCGCGCGCGGTCGCCCGGCTGCGCGACCGGATCGAGACCGTCACCGAAGAACTCCTCGCCGCGCTCCCCGACGACGGGCCCACCGATCTGGTGGCGCAATACGCCGCGCAGGTGCCCATCGCCATCATCTCCGAGATGCTCGGCTTTCCCGACACCGACCGTGAGATGTTCCTGCGCTGGGGCGATGACATCAGCCCGTTGCTGGACCTCGGAATCTCCTGGCGGACCCACCAGCGGGCGATGGAATCCTCCGAGCGGGTACACCGGTACCTCACCGAGCACATCGAACGCCTGCGCGTCGAACCGGGCGACGATGTCCTCAGTAGCCTGGTCACCGCGGGGGACCTCTCCACCCACGAACTGTGCGCGTCGGCGACGCTGCTGATGGCGGCGGGTTTCGAAACCACGGTCAACCTGATCGGCAAGGGTATCGTCTGGCTGCTCCGCCACCCCGACCAGCTGGACCGGCTGCGAGCCGAACCGGAACTCTGGCCGAACGCGGTGGAGGAGATCCTGCGAATCGACCCGCCGGTGCAATCCACCGCGCGCACCACGCGGACCGCGTTGGAGGTCGGCGGTGTCCGGCTGCGCGAGGGTTCGACCGTTGTGCTGTCACTGGCCGGCGCGAACCGCGACCCCGCCGTGTTCACCGACCCGTCCCGGTTCGACATCACCCGGGACAACGCCAAGAGCCACCTGTCCTTCAGCAGTGGAATCCACGTATGCCTGGGCGCGGGGTTGGCGCGGATGGAAGCCGCGCACGCGCTGCGCGGTCTGTTCGAGACGTTCCCGGATCTGCGGTTGACCGATCCGCCTGTGCGGCGGCCGCTGTTCACCCTGCACGGCTACGAACACCTTCCCGCGCATACGGGCCCGCGTGTCCGGAGCCATCAGCCCGCTGGTTGA
- a CDS encoding TetR/AcrR family transcriptional regulator: protein MGNRRDQIKSVAAQLFVENGVAGTSVRDIAEGVGMLSGSLYHHFPSKDAIAFAILSDFLIDLNSRYRSVLPHVNGMREELRALVHSSIEIAEAHPYATEIYQNEKSYHGPGAPGEIADAVRAAHTFWIDAATRASTCGELRAGLDPVEFARMLRESVWWSIRYHRDHLAERRDEVTDTVVAAFVDGGAAPDLRGGVGPGSADRTIADRLDRIERRLEELSNALINET, encoded by the coding sequence GTGGGTAACCGCCGAGACCAGATCAAGAGTGTAGCCGCGCAACTCTTCGTCGAGAACGGAGTGGCGGGGACCAGTGTCCGGGATATCGCCGAGGGTGTCGGCATGCTGTCCGGCAGCCTCTACCACCACTTTCCGTCCAAGGACGCGATCGCGTTCGCCATACTCAGCGATTTCCTGATCGATCTGAACTCTCGCTACCGATCGGTGCTCCCCCATGTCAACGGGATGCGCGAAGAGTTGCGCGCGCTGGTCCATTCGTCGATCGAGATCGCCGAGGCGCACCCGTACGCGACCGAGATCTACCAGAACGAGAAGTCGTATCACGGTCCCGGCGCGCCCGGGGAAATCGCGGACGCGGTCCGCGCGGCCCACACCTTCTGGATCGATGCCGCGACCAGGGCGAGTACGTGTGGTGAACTACGCGCCGGGCTGGATCCGGTCGAGTTCGCGCGAATGCTGCGCGAAAGCGTGTGGTGGTCGATCCGCTACCACCGGGACCATCTCGCCGAGCGGCGGGACGAGGTGACCGACACCGTGGTGGCGGCATTCGTCGACGGCGGCGCCGCGCCGGACTTGCGCGGGGGCGTAGGCCCGGGGAGCGCCGATCGGACGATCGCCGACCGGCTCGACCGGATCGAGCGACGGCTGGAAGAACTGTCGAATGCCCTGATCAACGAGACGTAA